The following proteins come from a genomic window of Proteiniphilum propionicum:
- a CDS encoding lipid-A-disaccharide synthase N-terminal domain-containing protein — translation MQESPVWIYAIGFLAQAFFSARLLHQWIITEKAKKILSPPAFWILSIFGSYLLFIYGVLRDDFAIILGQFFSYYIYLWNLNMQGFRKRVNIAIQIVLLLTPVAAATYLMRDMTAFSSTFFRHNAIPLWLLIFGSGGQILFTCRFIYQWIYSAQRHQSSLPLGFWIISLLGSGIIIAYGVFRLDPVLILGQSFGFVAYMRNIMIGLRSKKQLSYEG, via the coding sequence ATGCAAGAGAGCCCTGTCTGGATTTACGCGATCGGTTTTTTGGCGCAAGCTTTTTTCTCAGCCCGGTTACTGCATCAGTGGATAATTACAGAGAAAGCAAAAAAAATTCTTTCTCCGCCTGCGTTCTGGATCCTTAGTATCTTCGGCTCGTACCTGCTCTTTATCTATGGGGTGCTCAGAGATGACTTCGCAATTATCCTCGGGCAGTTCTTCTCATACTACATCTATCTGTGGAATCTGAACATGCAGGGGTTCCGGAAACGGGTAAACATTGCTATACAAATAGTGCTTCTTTTAACACCGGTTGCAGCCGCCACCTATCTTATGCGCGACATGACTGCCTTTTCCTCTACCTTCTTCCGGCATAATGCCATACCACTATGGTTGCTAATCTTTGGGTCCGGCGGGCAGATACTGTTCACTTGCCGTTTCATTTACCAGTGGATATATTCGGCACAACGTCACCAGTCTTCTCTACCACTCGGTTTTTGGATAATCAGCCTTCTGGGTTCGGGAATCATTATCGCTTACGGTGTATTCCGGCTCGATCCCGTGCTCATACTTGGGCAGTCGTTCGGTTTTGTTGCATATATGCGCAACATCATGATAGGCTTAAGAAGTAAGAAACAGTTATCATATGAAGGATAA
- the gap gene encoding type I glyceraldehyde-3-phosphate dehydrogenase: MIKVGINGFGRIGRLVFRAAQNRDDIQVVGINDLLDVNYIAYMLKYDTIHGQYSGSIEVKDGNLVVNGKTIRVTAERNPADLKWNKVGAEYVVESTGLFLTKEKAQAHIQAGAKYVVMSAPSKDDTRMYVVGVNEKTYTKGEQIVSNASCTTNCLAPVTKVLNDKFGILEGLMTTVHSTTATQKTVDGPSAKDWRGGRAASANIIPSSTGAAKAVGKVIPELNGKLTGMSMRVPTLNVSVVDLTVRLAKETSYEEICAAMKEASEGELKGILGYTNEDVVSSDFIGDSRTSIFDEKAGIQLSPTFVKVISWYDNEWGYSNKVLDLIAHMAKVNG; encoded by the coding sequence ATGATTAAAGTAGGTATTAACGGATTCGGTCGCATTGGTCGCCTAGTTTTCCGTGCAGCTCAAAACAGAGATGATATTCAGGTTGTGGGTATCAATGACTTGCTCGATGTAAACTACATCGCTTATATGTTAAAATACGACACCATCCACGGTCAGTATAGCGGATCTATTGAAGTGAAAGACGGCAATCTGGTAGTAAACGGTAAAACAATCCGCGTAACAGCAGAAAGAAATCCGGCAGACCTTAAATGGAACAAAGTGGGTGCAGAATATGTAGTTGAATCTACAGGACTCTTCCTTACAAAAGAAAAAGCACAGGCTCACATCCAAGCTGGAGCAAAATATGTTGTTATGTCTGCTCCTTCAAAAGATGATACCCGCATGTATGTTGTAGGTGTAAACGAAAAGACCTACACAAAAGGAGAACAAATTGTATCCAACGCTTCTTGTACAACCAACTGTCTTGCTCCTGTAACCAAGGTATTGAACGACAAGTTCGGAATTCTTGAAGGCTTGATGACAACTGTTCACTCAACAACAGCTACCCAGAAAACCGTTGACGGCCCTTCGGCAAAAGACTGGAGAGGCGGACGCGCAGCTTCTGCCAACATCATTCCTTCATCAACTGGAGCAGCCAAGGCTGTAGGTAAAGTTATTCCGGAACTGAACGGAAAACTAACCGGTATGTCAATGCGCGTTCCCACACTGAACGTATCTGTAGTGGACCTTACAGTGCGCCTTGCAAAAGAGACCTCCTACGAAGAGATTTGTGCAGCTATGAAAGAAGCTTCTGAAGGCGAATTGAAAGGTATCTTAGGATATACCAACGAAGATGTTGTATCAAGCGATTTCATCGGCGATTCACGCACATCAATCTTCGACGAAAAAGCAGGTATCCAGTTAAGCCCCACTTTCGTTAAGGTTATCAGCTGGTACGACAACGAATGGGGATATTCAAACAAAGTGCTCGACCTTATTGCACATATGGCTAAAGTAAACGGATAA
- a CDS encoding lysophospholipid acyltransferase family protein, which yields MDKKQKKSAGYLLLYSVTYLHAMLPLGVLYLLSDILWLFVYHIVRYRRKLVRMNLGNAFPEKPVKEIRRLERKFYHHLCDYFVETIKMLHLSDSEARVRMKFENPEIISRLTRDGRSCLMCMGHYGNWEWVTSFGINHLPELKQGFLYKRLRSKPFDLLFLKIRNRFRPEPIEMRRAFRKMIQLNNDGKAMLVGFLADQRPPKNNDHYWTTFLNQDTLVQTGMEKIANHLGLSVVYLDITKVKRGYYTGKFYVITPDASLEPEFEIMERYMRKLEETILKEPAYYLWSHNRWKFRKK from the coding sequence ATGGATAAGAAGCAAAAAAAGAGTGCAGGGTATCTTCTGTTGTATTCAGTGACATATCTTCACGCGATGTTGCCTTTAGGGGTGTTGTATCTACTATCCGATATACTCTGGTTGTTTGTTTATCATATTGTACGTTACAGAAGGAAACTGGTAAGGATGAACCTTGGAAACGCTTTTCCGGAGAAGCCTGTTAAAGAGATAAGGCGGTTGGAAAGAAAATTTTACCATCACCTGTGCGATTACTTCGTTGAAACAATAAAAATGCTTCACCTTTCGGACAGTGAAGCCCGTGTAAGGATGAAATTTGAAAATCCTGAAATAATAAGCAGGCTTACCAGGGACGGAAGATCGTGTTTGATGTGTATGGGCCATTACGGGAACTGGGAGTGGGTGACCTCTTTCGGTATTAACCATCTGCCTGAACTGAAGCAGGGCTTTCTTTACAAAAGGTTGAGATCAAAGCCTTTCGACCTGCTTTTTTTAAAGATCAGGAACCGCTTTCGTCCCGAACCAATTGAGATGAGGAGAGCTTTCAGGAAAATGATCCAGCTGAATAACGATGGAAAGGCCATGTTGGTGGGTTTTCTTGCAGACCAGCGTCCGCCAAAAAATAACGATCACTACTGGACAACTTTCCTGAACCAGGATACGCTTGTACAAACCGGAATGGAGAAGATTGCAAATCATCTTGGTCTTTCTGTAGTTTATCTTGATATCACTAAAGTAAAGCGAGGATATTACACCGGAAAATTTTATGTTATTACCCCGGATGCAAGCCTTGAACCTGAGTTTGAAATAATGGAGCGATATATGAGGAAGCTGGAAGAGACTATTCTGAAGGAGCCTGCTTACTATTTATGGTCACATAACCGTTGGAAGTTTAGAAAAAAATAA
- a CDS encoding DUF362 domain-containing protein — MAYVIDDTCIACGTCIDECPVDAISEGDIYSIDPEVCTDCGSCADVCPTESIHPA; from the coding sequence ATGGCTTACGTAATTGATGACACTTGCATTGCTTGTGGAACGTGCATTGATGAATGTCCTGTTGATGCAATATCTGAAGGCGATATTTATTCAATAGACCCGGAAGTATGTACCGATTGTGGTTCTTGTGCAGATGTCTGCCCGACAGAATCAATTCATCCGGCATAG
- the mtaB gene encoding tRNA (N(6)-L-threonylcarbamoyladenosine(37)-C(2))-methylthiotransferase MtaB: protein MIDQTIFHNKTAVYYTLGCKLNYAETSAIGRQLLDYGVTRARKGQKADICVINTCSVTELADKKGRQAIRKVIHENPSAFVVVTGCYAQLKPEEVASIDGVDLVLGAEQKLDVVKYLHDLSKKDKVEVITSKTNRIRSFVPSVSADDRTRYFLKVQDGCDYFCSFCTIPFARGRSRNGSIAALMKQAEQVVSEGGREIVLTGVNIGDFGHTTKETFIDLIKALDNVDGVERYRISSIEPNLLTDEIIDFVASSKRFVPHFHMPLQAGSDAVLKLMKRRYDTALFRHKIEKIKRVMPHAFIGVDVIVGVRGETDEYFAESMKFIESLDCSQLHVFTYSERPGTQALQIDHIVDPKVKHARSKALLDISDAKLRRFYESQKGSRKKVLFEHTRRSNKMHGFTENYVKLYAVYDSTLINRVTEVVVGEYDEEQMAMKAIF, encoded by the coding sequence ATGATCGATCAAACAATTTTTCATAATAAGACTGCTGTTTATTACACTTTAGGATGTAAATTGAATTATGCTGAAACTTCCGCTATTGGCAGGCAGTTGCTGGATTACGGCGTTACCCGTGCCCGGAAAGGGCAGAAGGCGGATATATGCGTGATTAACACTTGCTCTGTGACAGAGCTGGCTGATAAGAAAGGGCGGCAGGCCATCAGGAAGGTGATTCATGAAAATCCATCCGCCTTTGTAGTGGTTACTGGGTGTTATGCACAGCTGAAACCTGAAGAGGTGGCAAGTATTGATGGTGTTGACCTGGTTTTGGGAGCAGAGCAGAAGCTGGATGTTGTGAAGTATCTGCATGATCTGAGTAAAAAGGATAAAGTGGAGGTAATAACTTCCAAAACAAATAGAATAAGGTCGTTTGTCCCTTCTGTATCGGCAGATGACCGGACCCGCTATTTTTTGAAGGTACAGGATGGGTGCGACTATTTCTGTTCTTTCTGTACCATACCTTTCGCCAGGGGAAGGAGTCGCAACGGGTCTATTGCCGCCCTAATGAAGCAGGCAGAACAGGTGGTGAGTGAAGGTGGCAGGGAGATAGTGCTTACGGGTGTTAATATTGGTGATTTCGGCCATACGACAAAAGAGACATTTATAGATCTTATAAAAGCACTTGATAATGTGGACGGAGTGGAACGTTACCGCATCTCATCCATTGAGCCGAATCTGTTGACTGATGAGATAATAGATTTTGTGGCTTCGTCAAAGCGATTTGTACCACATTTCCATATGCCGCTGCAGGCTGGTAGTGATGCCGTTCTTAAACTGATGAAGCGTCGTTACGATACAGCTCTGTTCAGACATAAAATAGAGAAAATCAAGAGAGTTATGCCACATGCCTTTATTGGTGTGGATGTGATAGTTGGTGTCAGGGGCGAGACCGATGAATATTTTGCCGAAAGCATGAAGTTTATTGAGTCGCTGGACTGTTCTCAGTTGCATGTTTTTACCTATTCAGAACGTCCCGGAACCCAGGCACTCCAAATAGATCACATTGTTGATCCGAAAGTTAAGCATGCACGGAGCAAAGCGTTGCTGGATATTTCTGATGCAAAGCTGCGCCGTTTTTATGAATCTCAAAAGGGTAGCCGGAAGAAAGTGCTGTTTGAACACACTAGACGCAGTAATAAAATGCACGGGTTTACCGAAAATTATGTAAAATTGTATGCCGTTTACGACTCCACTCTGATAAACCGGGTGACGGAGGTAGTGGTTGGCGAGTATGATGAAGAACAAATGGCTATGAAAGCAATATTTTAA
- a CDS encoding glycosyltransferase family 2 protein — translation MVKVSVVILNWNGKKLLEQFLPAVLEHSLSDECRVIVADNGSTDESVAFIETNFPEVSLIVLDKNYGFAEGYNKALQHIDSEYVVLLNSDVETTPNWLNKMVDFMNKHPEVAAVQPKILSYDEKGWFEYAGASGGFIDLYGYPFCRGRILEVVEKDNGQYDSEIPVFWATGACMMIRKSDYTEHGGLDGRFFAHMEEIDLCWRLNARGRRVMCLPSSVVYHVGGASLKKDNPMKTYLNFRNNLLMIFKNVPGKACRPTFLVRLFFDILAYVHLLLQGNFRCAHAVIDAYRDFLKMMPSYKPVREVNLRMATTENIPVQYRKSILLDFYFLRKKSYSSIFEKKDQSVTKTRKYQK, via the coding sequence GTGGTAAAAGTATCGGTGGTTATATTGAACTGGAACGGGAAGAAGCTGCTTGAGCAGTTCCTCCCTGCTGTGCTGGAACACTCGTTAAGCGATGAGTGCCGGGTTATTGTTGCTGATAATGGGTCTACGGACGAATCTGTAGCATTTATCGAAACAAATTTCCCCGAAGTATCTCTGATTGTTCTGGACAAGAACTATGGTTTTGCCGAAGGATACAACAAAGCTTTGCAGCATATCGATTCTGAGTATGTGGTGCTTTTGAATTCTGATGTGGAGACCACTCCCAACTGGCTGAACAAGATGGTCGACTTTATGAACAAACATCCCGAGGTGGCCGCGGTACAGCCTAAGATACTCTCTTATGATGAAAAAGGCTGGTTTGAGTATGCAGGGGCATCAGGCGGGTTTATTGATCTTTATGGGTACCCATTCTGCAGGGGGCGCATTCTTGAAGTGGTGGAGAAAGACAACGGACAGTATGATTCGGAGATCCCTGTATTTTGGGCGACCGGTGCTTGCATGATGATAAGAAAGAGTGATTATACCGAGCATGGTGGACTGGACGGCCGTTTTTTTGCACATATGGAGGAGATAGACCTTTGCTGGCGTTTGAATGCCCGGGGCAGGAGAGTGATGTGCCTCCCCTCTTCGGTTGTTTATCATGTGGGTGGAGCATCGCTGAAAAAGGATAATCCTATGAAAACCTATCTGAACTTTCGTAACAACCTGCTTATGATTTTTAAAAACGTACCAGGGAAGGCATGCCGGCCGACATTTTTGGTACGGTTGTTTTTCGATATTCTTGCTTATGTTCACCTGTTGCTGCAAGGCAATTTCAGATGCGCTCATGCTGTTATCGATGCTTATAGGGATTTTCTTAAGATGATGCCATCATACAAGCCGGTACGTGAAGTAAATTTAAGAATGGCAACTACAGAGAATATTCCTGTGCAATACAGGAAAAGCATTTTATTGGATTTCTATTTTTTAAGAAAGAAGAGCTATTCATCTATCTTTGAAAAGAAAGATCAGTCTGTTACTAAAACCCGGAAATACCAAAAATGA
- a CDS encoding AMP-binding protein — protein MIRQNFIKLYEESFRNNWKLPALTDYNGNRSYTYGELSEEIAKLHLLFSELNIQKGDKISLIGKNHSSWAIVFMATITYGAVIVPILHEFNPVSMAHIIKHSDSKLVFVNKTIWETIDKDNIDIPVYEIPDFTLLKSDNEKVRKVSGTLAGIFKSTYHDGFSREEISYADVDNDEVICINYTSGTTGFSKGVMITANNFAGNVTYSKRLNLLFTGEKNLAFLPMAHVYGCAFDFLYALSTGVHIILLGVMPTPQNLILAFKEVKPNLIITVPLIFEKIYKKKILPVINKPIVKVLLKIPGINKLILNKIKASLVKSLGGNFREVIIGGAALNAEVEAFFYRMKFPFTVGYGMTECAPLISYDHNFDFVPTSCGSVLEDIMEARIDSSDPETVPGEIQVRGENVMKGYYKNPEATAAAFTNDGWLKTGDLGIMKGRRLFIKGRLKTMLLTANGQNVYPEEIESKLNNLPYIAESVVVLRNFKLVAMVYPDMQALLSDNISDERLIEIMNGNMEILNRSVAQYERISTIEIVENEFEKTPKKSIKRFLYS, from the coding sequence ATGATCAGGCAGAACTTCATTAAATTATACGAGGAGAGTTTCAGAAATAACTGGAAATTACCTGCTTTAACAGATTACAATGGCAACAGATCATATACTTACGGTGAGCTGTCAGAAGAAATTGCGAAACTCCACCTTCTCTTTTCTGAATTGAATATTCAAAAAGGAGATAAGATTTCCCTGATCGGAAAAAACCACTCTTCATGGGCAATCGTGTTTATGGCAACAATAACATATGGCGCCGTTATCGTTCCCATACTGCACGAATTCAATCCCGTTAGCATGGCACACATTATCAAACACTCCGATTCAAAATTGGTGTTTGTAAACAAGACAATATGGGAAACCATAGACAAGGATAATATAGATATTCCCGTATATGAAATACCGGATTTCACTCTTTTAAAAAGTGATAATGAAAAAGTCCGGAAGGTTTCCGGCACTTTAGCAGGCATTTTCAAAAGTACCTATCATGACGGATTTTCCAGGGAGGAGATCAGCTATGCAGATGTGGACAACGATGAAGTTATTTGTATCAACTACACATCAGGTACTACGGGTTTCAGCAAGGGTGTTATGATTACTGCAAATAATTTTGCCGGAAACGTGACCTACAGCAAAAGGCTGAATCTGCTTTTCACAGGGGAGAAAAACCTGGCATTCTTACCTATGGCACATGTTTATGGCTGCGCATTCGATTTTCTTTACGCACTATCAACGGGTGTTCACATTATATTGCTTGGGGTAATGCCAACCCCTCAAAATCTCATATTGGCTTTTAAGGAGGTTAAACCGAACCTGATAATTACCGTACCACTTATTTTTGAGAAGATATATAAAAAGAAAATACTACCTGTCATCAATAAGCCAATCGTAAAAGTACTGTTAAAAATCCCAGGGATCAATAAATTAATACTAAACAAGATAAAAGCATCTCTTGTTAAGTCCCTGGGAGGTAACTTCAGAGAAGTAATCATAGGAGGGGCGGCTTTGAATGCGGAGGTAGAGGCGTTTTTTTACAGAATGAAATTCCCCTTTACCGTCGGCTACGGCATGACTGAATGCGCGCCTCTCATATCTTACGATCATAATTTCGACTTTGTACCAACATCATGCGGATCGGTGCTGGAAGATATAATGGAAGCACGTATCGACTCCTCTGACCCCGAAACGGTACCGGGAGAAATACAGGTCCGGGGCGAAAATGTGATGAAAGGATACTACAAAAATCCCGAAGCCACCGCTGCAGCATTCACTAATGACGGCTGGCTCAAAACAGGCGACCTGGGAATAATGAAAGGAAGAAGGTTGTTTATCAAGGGGCGGCTGAAAACAATGCTTCTCACCGCAAACGGACAAAATGTATATCCGGAAGAGATTGAGTCGAAACTGAACAACCTGCCATATATTGCTGAGAGTGTTGTCGTTTTACGTAATTTCAAACTTGTGGCTATGGTATATCCCGATATGCAGGCTCTATTATCTGACAACATATCTGATGAAAGGCTGATTGAAATAATGAACGGGAACATGGAAATTCTTAACAGATCGGTTGCTCAGTACGAAAGAATCAGCACCATCGAGATAGTTGAAAATGAGTTCGA
- a CDS encoding ArnT family glycosyltransferase, whose translation MKDKQLYIIWFIALLPLMILRDYTPNNELRYLSIVDEALKNGNFFTFTNQGEIYADKPPLYFWLMMAGKTLLGGHRMWFLSLLSFIPALVVMMTMAKWLRKEESRNQPEALLMLMTGGLFAGLAIIIRMDMLMVMFITLSLYTFFKIYQGQAKKGDYYLFPLYLFLALFSKGPVGILVPLLSTLLFLLHRGEIHTWERYWGWKSMLVLLTGCSIWFAGVYLEGGNSYLNNLLIHQTVGRGINSFHHKEPFYYYFITIWYSLAPWMFFSIGLIIAGMIRKKIQTDTERFFLTIIISTFIMLSIISSKLAVYMLPALPFFIGLSAMLIDKFNEKNIWLRLSLALPALILASALPLIIYIAKTDTPFFAAVPLVFAAATVATLSGIAVLYLLFLKKELRLSIRVMSLGLLLAIFIAGWAMPQLNPYMGWSKLCQEASRLAEERQASEYCVYNISRAESMDVFLKKDVIYVSEEDILSNSLTGNLLLLPEKTINKNKKIQSVIAEKEGYKVGPYMIVIF comes from the coding sequence ATGAAGGATAAACAGCTCTATATCATTTGGTTTATTGCACTGCTTCCGTTGATGATCCTTCGCGATTACACGCCCAACAACGAGCTGCGTTATCTGAGTATTGTTGATGAAGCACTTAAAAACGGTAACTTTTTCACCTTTACCAACCAGGGTGAGATCTATGCCGATAAGCCACCTCTCTATTTCTGGCTGATGATGGCAGGCAAGACATTGCTTGGCGGACACAGAATGTGGTTCTTATCGCTGCTGTCATTTATCCCGGCTCTGGTAGTGATGATGACAATGGCCAAGTGGTTAAGAAAAGAGGAATCGAGAAACCAACCAGAAGCCTTACTGATGCTAATGACCGGCGGGCTGTTTGCCGGCCTTGCCATAATAATAAGGATGGATATGCTTATGGTGATGTTCATCACTCTTTCACTCTATACTTTTTTCAAGATCTATCAGGGGCAGGCAAAAAAAGGGGACTATTATCTCTTCCCTCTCTATCTCTTCCTGGCTCTGTTCTCCAAAGGGCCAGTCGGCATCCTTGTACCACTTCTCTCCACGCTTCTATTTCTGCTCCATCGGGGTGAAATCCATACTTGGGAGCGTTACTGGGGCTGGAAAAGCATGCTGGTACTTCTTACTGGATGCAGCATATGGTTTGCCGGAGTTTACCTTGAAGGTGGAAACAGCTACCTCAATAATCTGCTCATACATCAGACAGTAGGCAGGGGAATCAACTCCTTCCATCACAAAGAGCCGTTTTATTATTACTTCATTACAATATGGTATTCACTGGCTCCCTGGATGTTCTTCTCCATAGGGCTTATTATTGCGGGAATGATACGGAAAAAGATTCAGACAGATACAGAACGCTTTTTCCTTACCATCATAATCTCCACATTTATCATGTTGTCGATTATCAGCTCCAAGCTGGCAGTCTACATGCTTCCGGCACTGCCGTTTTTTATCGGCCTCTCTGCAATGCTTATCGATAAATTCAATGAAAAAAATATCTGGCTGCGGCTCTCACTGGCACTTCCCGCACTTATTTTAGCATCAGCGTTACCTTTGATAATATACATAGCAAAAACAGATACTCCCTTTTTCGCTGCTGTACCACTTGTTTTTGCGGCAGCAACAGTCGCCACTCTCTCCGGAATAGCTGTATTATACCTGCTATTTTTGAAAAAGGAGCTTCGCTTATCTATCCGGGTGATGTCATTGGGTTTACTTCTGGCCATTTTTATTGCAGGATGGGCCATGCCTCAACTGAATCCATATATGGGATGGAGCAAATTATGCCAAGAAGCGTCACGATTAGCTGAAGAGAGACAGGCTTCGGAATACTGCGTATATAATATTTCCAGGGCAGAAAGCATGGATGTATTCCTTAAAAAAGATGTGATCTACGTTTCTGAAGAAGATATATTGAGTAACTCACTTACCGGTAACCTACTGTTGTTACCGGAAAAAACAATCAATAAAAACAAAAAAATCCAGTCTGTCATAGCAGAAAAAGAGGGATACAAAGTGGGCCCGTATATGATTGTTATTTTTTAA
- the porT gene encoding type IX secretion/gliding motility protein PorT/SprT, which yields MAKKTTYLLTILLIISGSVTGQNRKLQNRPYADQRLFHPGFTLGLHTQDLILAQSGFVNDNGEVWFSEIPYYSLGFTAGIIGDIYLNRIMNLRAIPSLYLGEKRIVFKEQSSREEYSTRIRNNYFSLPLQLKISAGRIDNFRPYTLLGIYCNIELASGKNRALLLKPYDFGVEIGVGCDFYLPLFNLAPELKFGFGLVDILDNERPGLKDESLRKYTKSLSKATQRLITLSFNFE from the coding sequence ATGGCAAAAAAGACAACATATCTGCTCACAATACTGCTCATCATATCTGGCAGCGTCACGGGCCAGAACCGTAAACTGCAGAACAGGCCTTATGCAGATCAACGGTTGTTCCACCCGGGATTCACACTTGGGCTGCACACACAAGATCTAATACTTGCACAATCAGGTTTTGTGAACGATAACGGAGAGGTGTGGTTCTCAGAAATACCCTACTATTCATTGGGATTCACTGCGGGAATTATTGGGGACATTTATCTGAACAGAATTATGAACCTACGGGCAATTCCTTCGCTCTATTTGGGTGAAAAGCGGATAGTTTTCAAGGAACAATCGTCCCGCGAAGAGTACTCAACCCGAATTCGCAACAACTACTTCAGTTTACCCCTGCAGCTGAAGATATCGGCAGGCAGGATAGACAACTTCCGTCCCTACACCCTTTTAGGTATATATTGCAACATAGAACTGGCATCCGGGAAAAACCGAGCTCTTCTTTTGAAGCCTTACGATTTTGGAGTTGAGATAGGTGTTGGATGCGACTTTTATTTACCCCTTTTCAATCTTGCTCCGGAATTGAAGTTTGGTTTCGGGTTGGTGGATATTCTTGATAACGAGAGGCCCGGCCTTAAGGATGAAAGTCTCCGAAAATATACGAAATCGCTTTCTAAAGCTACCCAGCGACTGATCACACTGAGTTTTAATTTTGAGTAG
- a CDS encoding NAD-dependent epimerase/dehydratase family protein: MKILVTGAAGFIGFHVVRRLLLQGYEVAGLDNINSYYDVRLKFARLNETGISREKIKKGKWIQSDKFQHYKFIQFDLIEGKKLSALFRNERFTHVLNFAAQAGVRYSLENPLSYIHSNIVGFINLLEACRNNPVTHLVYASSSSVYGDDTAVPYKESAQTDHPVSLYAATKKSDELLAYAYGKLFGLPATGIRFFTVYGPWGRPDMAPWLFMSAISKGKPIKIFNRGQMQRDFTFIDDIVEGVIKILPLPPQSVVPHIVYNMGCSSPVQLMDFINVIEKTVGKQSVHEMEEMQPGDVVSTFADTSLLQERFGYKPSTTVETGIKIFYEWFKEFVLT; encoded by the coding sequence ATGAAAATATTGGTTACAGGTGCTGCCGGATTCATCGGCTTTCATGTTGTCAGGAGGCTTCTCCTGCAGGGTTATGAAGTGGCGGGCCTTGATAATATCAACAGCTACTACGATGTAAGGCTAAAATTTGCACGTCTTAACGAAACTGGAATTTCACGGGAGAAGATTAAAAAGGGAAAGTGGATACAGAGCGACAAATTTCAGCACTACAAGTTTATACAGTTCGATCTGATAGAGGGCAAAAAACTTTCCGCCCTTTTCCGTAACGAGAGATTCACACATGTTTTGAATTTCGCTGCACAGGCAGGAGTCAGATACTCCCTTGAGAACCCTTTGTCATATATCCATTCCAATATAGTAGGATTTATCAACCTGCTCGAAGCTTGCCGCAATAACCCCGTCACTCATTTGGTTTACGCAAGCTCAAGCAGTGTATATGGTGATGACACAGCTGTCCCATACAAAGAATCGGCACAGACCGATCACCCCGTCAGCCTCTACGCGGCGACCAAAAAATCAGACGAGCTGCTGGCATATGCTTATGGCAAGCTGTTCGGGCTGCCGGCAACTGGCATCCGTTTTTTTACTGTTTACGGTCCCTGGGGACGCCCCGATATGGCACCCTGGCTCTTTATGTCGGCTATTTCGAAAGGAAAACCGATTAAAATATTCAATAGAGGGCAAATGCAGCGAGATTTCACCTTCATAGACGATATTGTAGAAGGAGTGATTAAAATTTTACCTTTGCCACCGCAATCCGTTGTCCCCCACATAGTGTACAATATGGGCTGTTCATCGCCAGTGCAGTTGATGGATTTTATAAATGTCATCGAAAAAACCGTAGGTAAGCAGTCTGTTCACGAAATGGAGGAAATGCAGCCAGGCGATGTTGTATCTACCTTTGCCGACACTTCATTACTACAAGAGCGCTTCGGCTATAAACCGTCCACTACAGTTGAAACAGGAATCAAAATATTCTATGAATGGTTTAAGGAATTTGTCTTGACTTGA